In the genome of Kiritimatiellia bacterium, one region contains:
- a CDS encoding CDP-alcohol phosphatidyltransferase family protein, producing the protein MNWRPVVPITCTFCAMLAGFFSLMMTAAGNYYQAAQLIMLSMLLDGLDGTLARMLNATTKFGGELDTYVDMTSFGLAPAFLSHQLVLKDAGIWGLVVTCAIVLSGVSRLSRFRVVDPFRGQRGYLGLPITTCAGWIALFVVITESGFISDDVLSLSRGPTATFIWGCVLAMVFLQVSHVHYGKPTKGLRGMVPGVLLITALFFNSRWAVAAAFTLNIFGFYFAFLSPFFNRRHAMLVAYEEEKEEEPAPLPR; encoded by the coding sequence GTGAACTGGCGTCCCGTGGTGCCCATCACATGCACGTTCTGCGCGATGCTGGCGGGCTTCTTCAGCCTGATGATGACCGCCGCGGGCAATTACTACCAGGCGGCCCAGTTGATCATGTTGTCCATGTTACTGGACGGCCTCGACGGAACCCTGGCGCGGATGCTCAACGCGACGACGAAATTCGGGGGCGAGTTGGACACCTACGTGGACATGACCAGCTTCGGCCTGGCCCCGGCGTTCCTCTCGCACCAGCTGGTCCTGAAGGACGCCGGGATATGGGGACTCGTGGTCACCTGTGCGATCGTGCTCTCCGGCGTGTCGCGGTTGTCCCGGTTCCGCGTCGTGGACCCGTTCCGCGGCCAGCGCGGCTACCTCGGCTTGCCCATCACGACCTGCGCGGGCTGGATCGCCCTGTTCGTGGTGATCACCGAATCCGGGTTCATCAGCGACGACGTGCTGTCGTTGAGCCGCGGCCCCACGGCGACGTTTATCTGGGGCTGCGTGCTGGCCATGGTCTTTCTCCAGGTTTCCCACGTCCACTACGGCAAGCCCACCAAGGGGCTGCGGGGCATGGTGCCCGGTGTGCTGCTGATCACCGCCTTGTTCTTCAACTCGCGCTGGGCCGTCGCCGCCGCGTTCACGCTGAATATCTTCGGCTTTTACTTCGCCTTCTTGAGCCCGTTCTTCAACCGCCGCCACGCCATGCTGGTGGCCTATGAGGAAGAGAAGGAAGAAGAGCCCGCGCCCCTGCCGCGGTAA
- a CDS encoding phosphatidylserine decarboxylase family protein: MAGALVIPGAAAVLCLAKGWTGAAVGFGVLAVVGAAFMLFFFRDPERAIPDDPRVLVAGADGLIRAIEVIPEDKFLKAEAVRISIFLSPFNVHINRTPMGGQVTGLAYTPGRHLLTISNKASEFNEHSSILVEGAGTRCLVRQIVGPIVRRVIYWLKPNQELRKGDRIGLMKFGSRLDMYFPAADVEVRVKKGDKVRAGETVVAVLRKDVPS; encoded by the coding sequence ATGGCGGGCGCGTTGGTGATACCCGGCGCGGCGGCTGTGTTGTGCCTGGCGAAGGGGTGGACCGGCGCGGCGGTCGGTTTTGGCGTTCTGGCCGTCGTGGGTGCCGCCTTCATGCTGTTCTTTTTCCGTGACCCCGAGCGGGCGATTCCGGATGATCCCCGGGTCCTCGTGGCCGGCGCCGACGGCCTGATCCGGGCGATCGAAGTCATCCCGGAGGACAAGTTCCTGAAGGCCGAGGCGGTGCGAATCAGCATTTTCTTGAGCCCGTTCAACGTTCACATCAACCGTACGCCCATGGGCGGACAGGTCACCGGGCTGGCCTACACGCCGGGCCGGCACCTCCTGACGATCAGCAACAAGGCCTCGGAGTTCAACGAGCACAGCTCGATCCTGGTCGAAGGGGCGGGGACGCGCTGCCTGGTCCGGCAGATTGTCGGGCCCATCGTGCGCCGCGTGATTTACTGGCTGAAACCGAACCAGGAATTGCGGAAGGGCGACCGGATCGGGCTTATGAAATTCGGCTCGAGGCTCGACATGTATTTCCCGGCGGCCGACGTGGAGGTCCGGGTGAAGAAGGGCGACAAGGTGCGGGCGGGCGAGACCGTGGTGGCGGTCCTTAGAAAGGATGTGCCCTCGTGA
- a CDS encoding ketose-bisphosphate aldolase, giving the protein MIVTTKELFKHAYGKYAVGAYNINNLEQTMGLFQGNLDSKAPFIVQLSKGARSYTHKNMVEALIRAADEIFPEAVFAVHLDHGDEATCYDCINSGFYSSVMIDASAEPFDKNIEITRRVVEAAHAKGIVVEAELGKLGGVEEHVSVAEADAKLTDPAQAKEFVERSGCDSLACAIGTSHGAYKFAGSQGLHFEVLVEIQKRLPGFPLVMHGSSSVPQDEVARINAAGGQLGGAKGVDENQFAKAATLGVTKVNIDTDGRLVWCRVHREAFRDDPKNFDLRPPGKVFMKEYAKFIAHKNVKLGSAGQLDAVRALVKK; this is encoded by the coding sequence ATGATTGTCACAACCAAAGAGCTGTTCAAGCACGCCTACGGCAAGTACGCCGTCGGGGCATACAACATCAACAACCTCGAGCAGACCATGGGCCTGTTCCAGGGCAACCTGGACAGCAAGGCGCCTTTCATCGTCCAGCTGTCCAAGGGCGCGCGGTCGTACACGCACAAGAACATGGTCGAGGCGCTCATCCGGGCGGCCGACGAGATATTCCCGGAAGCCGTCTTCGCCGTCCACCTGGACCACGGCGACGAGGCCACCTGCTACGACTGCATCAACAGCGGCTTCTATAGCTCCGTCATGATCGACGCCAGCGCCGAGCCGTTCGACAAGAACATCGAGATCACCCGCCGCGTCGTGGAGGCCGCGCACGCCAAGGGGATCGTGGTCGAGGCCGAACTGGGCAAGCTGGGCGGGGTCGAGGAGCACGTCTCCGTGGCGGAGGCCGACGCCAAGCTCACCGATCCGGCGCAGGCGAAGGAGTTCGTCGAGCGCAGCGGCTGCGACAGCCTCGCGTGCGCCATCGGTACCAGCCACGGCGCCTACAAGTTCGCGGGCAGCCAGGGCCTTCATTTCGAGGTGCTGGTCGAAATCCAGAAGCGCCTGCCGGGCTTCCCGCTGGTCATGCACGGCTCCAGCTCGGTGCCGCAGGACGAGGTCGCCCGCATCAACGCGGCCGGCGGCCAGCTCGGCGGGGCCAAGGGCGTGGACGAGAACCAGTTCGCCAAGGCGGCGACGCTGGGCGTGACCAAGGTCAACATCGACACCGACGGTCGCCTGGTCTGGTGCCGCGTGCACCGCGAAGCGTTCCGCGACGACCCGAAGAACTTCGATCTGCGGCCGCCCGGGAAGGTCTTCATGAAGGAATACGCGAAGTTCATCGCGCACAAGAACGTCAAGCTCGGCAGCGCCGGGCAGCTGGATGCCGTGCGCGCGCTGGTGAAGAAGTAA
- a CDS encoding phosphoenolpyruvate synthase — translation MTAKPNAPSGIPALDEVVQGLRLGDNVVFQVDRLEDYLCFVRPFARRAVQDGRRCVYLRFAPHPPLLGPEDGFEIVPVDPAAGFDFFSGEVHRIIEDRGHGVFYVFDNLSALVAEWATDESLANFFQVTCPFLYELDTITYFALIRGQQAHSTVARIRDTTQLLLDVYHVQDRTYLHPLKVWDRYTPQMFLPHALEGDVWTPVFQSGDAAAVVSTARRSPLHAAAESIAPWESVFRRLVHYRESGAPMSESSPEVAALKQELIRMVIGDHPDFSRLADRYLTLDDLVAIRGRLIGSGRIGGKAAGMLVARRVLANEPDPEFVRALESHDSFYIGSDVFFTFLVNNDLFRLRLKLSRSSHITHEEFAEVENRFLAGRFPADIYEQFRTMLEYFGQAPIIVRSSSLLEDSYGNAFAGKYRSEFCANQGSPEQRLEAFLRAVKLVYASALNPDALSYRRRRGLGESEEQMAILVMRVSGMPCGTAFFPTLAGVAFSRNLYAWSDRIDPRQGVIRLVFGLGTHAVNRVGGDYPRMIAVSHPQLRPETGFKIAKYSQHEMDLLDLQANELVTRSVTDVTADKQYPNLHLLVSTLRDGHLYDPFSRDVPGEPSQMVFTFNNLIARTDFVRLVGRALAALEQAYGHPVDTEFTAHVDAKGQVRINLLQCRPLWLPGAQGPVAWPDSLRTEQVLFRSTRFISGGDAERIRYILYIDPRRYAAMHDPSAKKTIGRVVGQVNELPAVAEGRILMIGPGRWGSSNIDLGVNVGYADIDNAAVLVELAREEAGHVPEVSYGTHFFQDLVEQQIIYLPVYPDDPDSAFNEPFFENSPNALKDLLPQAARFEEVVKVIDVPATARGAFARVVADPEHHRALCYLPDFEEPRTAVSDPANF, via the coding sequence ATGACCGCCAAACCCAACGCGCCCAGCGGGATCCCGGCCCTCGACGAGGTCGTGCAGGGCCTGCGCCTGGGCGACAACGTGGTGTTCCAGGTGGACCGGCTGGAGGACTACCTCTGCTTCGTCCGCCCGTTCGCCCGGCGCGCGGTACAGGACGGCCGGCGCTGCGTGTACCTGCGCTTCGCGCCGCACCCCCCGCTGCTCGGGCCGGAGGACGGTTTCGAGATCGTGCCGGTGGACCCGGCGGCCGGCTTCGACTTTTTCAGCGGCGAGGTGCACCGGATCATCGAGGATCGCGGCCACGGGGTTTTTTACGTGTTCGACAACCTCTCCGCGCTGGTCGCCGAATGGGCCACGGACGAGTCGCTGGCCAACTTCTTCCAGGTCACCTGCCCGTTCCTCTACGAGCTGGACACGATCACCTATTTCGCCCTGATCCGCGGCCAGCAGGCGCACAGCACCGTGGCGCGCATTCGCGACACGACCCAGTTGCTCCTCGACGTGTACCACGTCCAGGACCGGACCTACCTGCACCCGCTCAAGGTCTGGGACCGCTACACGCCGCAGATGTTCCTGCCGCACGCCCTGGAGGGCGACGTCTGGACGCCGGTTTTCCAGAGCGGCGATGCGGCCGCGGTGGTCTCGACGGCCCGCCGGTCCCCCCTGCACGCCGCCGCGGAATCCATCGCGCCCTGGGAGAGCGTGTTCCGGCGCCTCGTGCACTACCGCGAGAGCGGGGCGCCGATGTCGGAGTCCAGCCCCGAGGTCGCCGCGCTGAAGCAGGAGCTGATCCGCATGGTCATCGGCGACCACCCGGACTTCAGCCGGCTGGCGGACCGGTACCTCACGCTGGACGACCTGGTGGCGATCCGCGGCCGGCTGATCGGCTCGGGCCGCATCGGCGGCAAGGCGGCCGGCATGCTCGTGGCCCGGCGCGTGCTCGCGAACGAGCCGGACCCCGAATTCGTCCGCGCCCTCGAAAGCCACGATTCGTTCTACATCGGCTCCGACGTGTTCTTCACCTTCCTGGTCAATAACGACCTGTTCCGGCTGCGCCTGAAGCTCTCGCGCAGCTCGCACATCACCCACGAGGAATTCGCCGAGGTCGAGAACCGGTTCCTCGCCGGCCGCTTCCCGGCGGACATCTACGAGCAGTTCCGGACCATGCTGGAGTATTTCGGCCAGGCGCCCATCATCGTGCGGTCCAGCAGCCTGCTGGAGGACAGCTACGGCAACGCCTTCGCGGGCAAGTACCGCAGCGAGTTCTGCGCCAACCAGGGCAGCCCGGAACAGCGGCTGGAGGCCTTCCTGCGCGCCGTGAAGCTGGTCTACGCCAGCGCGCTCAACCCCGACGCGCTCTCCTACCGGCGCCGGCGCGGGCTCGGGGAGAGCGAGGAGCAGATGGCCATCCTGGTCATGCGCGTGTCCGGCATGCCCTGCGGCACCGCGTTCTTCCCCACCCTCGCGGGCGTCGCGTTCTCGCGCAACCTCTACGCCTGGAGCGACCGGATCGACCCCCGCCAGGGCGTGATCCGGCTCGTGTTCGGCCTGGGCACCCACGCCGTCAACCGCGTGGGCGGTGATTACCCCCGCATGATCGCCGTCAGCCATCCGCAGCTGCGCCCCGAAACCGGGTTCAAGATCGCCAAGTACTCGCAGCACGAGATGGACCTGCTCGACCTGCAGGCCAACGAGCTGGTCACCCGCTCCGTGACGGACGTGACCGCGGACAAGCAGTATCCGAACCTCCACCTGCTCGTCTCCACCCTCCGGGACGGGCACCTGTACGATCCGTTCAGCCGCGACGTGCCCGGCGAGCCGTCGCAGATGGTCTTCACCTTCAACAACCTGATCGCCCGCACGGATTTCGTCCGCCTCGTCGGCCGGGCCCTGGCCGCGCTGGAGCAGGCCTACGGGCACCCCGTGGACACCGAGTTCACCGCGCACGTGGATGCCAAGGGGCAGGTGCGGATCAACCTGCTGCAATGCCGGCCGCTCTGGCTGCCGGGCGCGCAGGGCCCCGTGGCCTGGCCGGACTCGCTGCGGACCGAGCAGGTGCTTTTCCGCTCGACCCGCTTCATCAGCGGCGGAGACGCGGAACGGATCCGCTACATCCTCTACATCGACCCGCGCCGTTACGCCGCGATGCACGACCCGTCGGCCAAGAAGACGATCGGCCGCGTGGTGGGCCAGGTCAACGAGCTGCCGGCCGTGGCCGAGGGCCGCATCCTGATGATCGGGCCGGGCCGGTGGGGCAGCAGCAACATCGACCTGGGCGTGAACGTCGGGTACGCGGACATCGACAACGCCGCCGTGCTGGTCGAACTCGCCCGCGAGGAGGCCGGCCACGTCCCGGAGGTCTCCTACGGCACGCACTTCTTCCAGGACCTGGTCGAGCAGCAGATCATCTACCTGCCCGTCTATCCGGACGACCCGGACTCGGCCTTCAACGAGCCGTTTTTCGAGAACAGCCCGAACGCGCTGAAGGACCTCCTGCCGCAGGCCGCCCGGTTCGAGGAGGTCGTGAAGGTCATCGATGTCCCGGCGACGGCCCGGGGCGCCTTCGCCCGCGTCGTCGCGGACCCCGAGCACCACCGCGCCCTGTGCTACCTTCCCGACTTCGAGGAGCCCCGAACCGCCGTCAGCGACCCGGCGAATTTCTGA
- a CDS encoding CPBP family intramembrane metalloprotease: MSARRGKAVLALLLLVPPASLGVASGMVYFPGRPLGTVLFAACKVWLFGLPLIWRLFVERQAVSLSPARNGGFGMGVLTGLLISAVILAAYALVGGRRLDRALLADKMAAVGLASPGLYLAGAAYWILVNSVLEEYVWRWFCVRQCEQLLARVPAVALSALFFTLHHVVALRVYMAPGPVLVCAAGIFIGGAIWSWMYTRYRSIWPGYVSHAIVDVSVFGLGAWMLFGPAP; the protein is encoded by the coding sequence ATGAGCGCGCGCCGGGGAAAAGCCGTCCTGGCCCTGCTGCTGCTAGTGCCCCCCGCCAGCCTGGGCGTCGCGTCGGGCATGGTCTATTTCCCGGGCCGGCCGCTGGGCACGGTCCTGTTCGCCGCGTGCAAGGTCTGGCTGTTCGGCTTACCGCTGATCTGGCGGCTTTTCGTTGAGCGGCAAGCGGTCAGCCTGTCGCCCGCGCGAAACGGCGGGTTCGGGATGGGTGTACTGACGGGCCTGCTGATTTCGGCGGTGATCCTCGCGGCCTATGCCCTCGTGGGCGGCCGGCGGCTCGACCGGGCTTTGCTGGCGGACAAGATGGCGGCGGTGGGCCTGGCCTCGCCCGGCCTCTACCTCGCGGGCGCGGCCTACTGGATCCTCGTGAACTCGGTCCTCGAGGAATACGTCTGGCGCTGGTTCTGTGTCCGGCAGTGCGAGCAACTGCTCGCGCGCGTCCCGGCGGTGGCCTTGTCCGCGCTGTTCTTCACGCTGCACCACGTCGTCGCCCTGCGCGTCTACATGGCGCCGGGCCCGGTCCTGGTGTGCGCGGCGGGGATCTTCATCGGCGGGGCGATCTGGTCGTGGATGTACACGCGCTACCGCTCCATCTGGCCGGGCTACGTCAGCCACGCCATCGTGGACGTGTCCGTCTTCGGCCTCGGGGCCTGGATGCTGTTCGGGCCGGCCCCGTAA
- a CDS encoding DNA alkylation repair protein, giving the protein MNVPSILRALKRQANPANVAGMARFGISTRGTLGVSIPALRRLAKEIGRDHRLALELWRSGVHEARILAGLVADPAALTDRDMERWARDFDSWDVCDQVCSNLFDKTPWAWKKAAAWPARREEFVKRAGFVLMAALSVHDKAAPDSAFLKFLPLIRREAPDERNFVKKAVNWALRQIGKRNERLRRAAVKTATVIQQMNSRAARWVAADALRELRNRPLPNTEH; this is encoded by the coding sequence ATGAACGTCCCGTCCATTCTTCGCGCCCTGAAGCGCCAGGCCAATCCCGCCAACGTCGCGGGCATGGCCCGGTTCGGCATCAGCACCCGCGGCACGCTGGGCGTGTCCATTCCCGCGCTGCGCCGCCTGGCAAAGGAGATCGGGCGGGACCACCGGCTGGCCCTCGAGTTGTGGAGATCGGGGGTCCACGAGGCCCGGATTCTGGCCGGCCTGGTCGCGGACCCCGCGGCGCTGACGGATCGCGACATGGAACGCTGGGCCCGCGACTTCGACTCCTGGGACGTGTGCGACCAGGTGTGCTCGAACCTGTTCGACAAAACCCCCTGGGCCTGGAAGAAGGCCGCGGCCTGGCCCGCGCGCCGCGAGGAATTCGTCAAGCGCGCCGGCTTCGTTCTCATGGCCGCGCTGTCGGTCCATGATAAGGCCGCGCCGGACTCCGCGTTCTTGAAATTCCTTCCCCTGATCCGGCGCGAGGCGCCCGACGAACGGAACTTCGTGAAGAAGGCCGTCAACTGGGCGCTTCGGCAAATCGGCAAGCGCAATGAACGCCTGCGCCGCGCCGCGGTCAAAACAGCAACCGTCATACAGCAAATGAACTCCCGCGCGGCCCGCTGGGTCGCCGCCGACGCGCTGCGCGAACTCCGAAACCGTCCCCTCCCGAACACCGAACACTGA
- a CDS encoding patatin-like phospholipase family protein, with protein sequence MRRGGKKYRILSLDGGGIRGLLAAILLERLEQAVPGWLERVELLAGTSTGGILALGLAHGLSPSDLRELYEKKGREIFDDSWLDDLRDLGRLVGAEYGNRNLARELTRLFGDTRLEDLEKRVLIPAFDLDNEKPDPGQRSWAPKFFHNFSGPDSDGAQPVWKVALYTSAAPAYFPSVDGYIDGGVAANNPAMAALAQTRDRRAFARPPPLDSVVLLSMGTGRSLMRIEGKNLNWGYAQWARPILDILGEGLTGVADYQCRQMLAERYHRLAPVFPAGERFPLDGVKRIPDLVAFAGGVDLSSAIAWLRRAWE encoded by the coding sequence ATGAGACGCGGCGGGAAAAAATACCGGATTCTTTCCCTCGACGGCGGCGGCATCCGCGGGCTCCTGGCCGCCATCCTGTTGGAGCGGCTGGAGCAGGCCGTGCCCGGGTGGCTGGAGCGCGTGGAGCTCCTGGCCGGAACGTCCACAGGCGGGATCCTGGCGCTGGGTCTGGCTCATGGTCTTTCGCCTTCCGACCTGCGCGAGCTGTACGAGAAAAAGGGGCGCGAGATATTCGACGACTCGTGGCTGGACGACTTGCGGGACCTGGGGCGCCTCGTTGGGGCCGAGTACGGCAATCGGAACCTGGCCCGGGAACTGACACGCTTGTTTGGTGACACGCGCCTGGAGGATCTGGAGAAGCGCGTGCTGATCCCCGCCTTCGACCTCGACAACGAAAAACCCGATCCCGGGCAGCGGAGCTGGGCGCCCAAGTTCTTCCACAATTTTTCCGGCCCGGATTCCGACGGCGCGCAGCCGGTTTGGAAGGTGGCCTTGTACACGAGCGCCGCGCCGGCCTATTTCCCGAGCGTGGACGGCTACATCGACGGCGGGGTCGCGGCGAACAATCCGGCCATGGCCGCGCTGGCGCAGACCCGCGACCGGCGGGCCTTTGCCCGGCCGCCGCCGCTGGACAGCGTGGTGCTGCTGTCGATGGGCACCGGCCGTTCGCTCATGCGCATCGAGGGGAAGAACCTGAACTGGGGTTACGCGCAATGGGCCCGTCCGATCCTCGATATCCTGGGCGAAGGACTGACCGGCGTGGCGGACTACCAGTGCCGGCAGATGCTCGCGGAGCGCTATCACCGGCTGGCCCCGGTGTTCCCGGCGGGGGAGCGCTTCCCGCTGGACGGCGTGAAGCGCATCCCGGACCTGGTCGCTTTCGCGGGCGGCGTGGACCTGTCGTCCGCGATCGCCTGGCTTCGCCGCGCGTGGGAATGA